In Quercus robur chromosome 11, dhQueRobu3.1, whole genome shotgun sequence, the following proteins share a genomic window:
- the LOC126705930 gene encoding DEAD-box ATP-dependent RNA helicase 17 isoform X1 → MATTKKRSENPTKTKDAETKKNTNNNEIFASCSFSSLGLHSSLCDQLRDRMGFEAPTLVQAQAIPVILSGRHVLVNAATGTGKTIAYLAPIIHHLQGKQPRIQRSDGTFALVLVPTRELCMQVYEILQKLLHRFHWIVPGYIMGGENRSKEKARLRKGISILVATPGRLLDHLKNTSSFLHTNMRWIIFDEADMILELGFGKEIEEILDQLGSRPNQFAGKESAVSCNSEPQRQNLLLSATLNEKVNHLAKLSLENPVMIGLDDKKIQPALSSEDFESLGFDVNDELEQPDKLISSSIADFRVPSQLVQRYVKVPCGSRLVVLLSILKHLFESGPSQKIVVFFSTCDAVDFHYSLLSEFKLSPNTQPEEELRPLFIRSKTFRLHGNMKQEDRRTTFQAFKTEKLALLLCTDVIARGVDIPKVRFIIQYDSPGEATEYVHRVGRTARLGERGEALLFLQPVEMDYLKDLEKHGESLTEYPLLKVLDSFPLYDQKRHVKKFLTLDLHPWVLALQKALESFVVAQPSMKKLAKDAFCSWVRAYTAHRGELKRIFMVKKLHLGHVAKSFALKEQPSLVGKSFQNQQRKRKREEKQKGLSRSKKRKFVGKNMNK, encoded by the exons ATGGCGACAACGAAGAAGAGAAGCGAAAAccccacaaaaacaaaagatgcAGAGACTAAGAAGAACACCAACAACAACGAGATTTTCGCATCATGCTCTTTCTCCAGCCTCGGTCTCCACTCCTCCTTATGCGACCAGCTCCGAG ACAGGATGGGCTTCGAAGCTCCCACGTTGGTACAAGCCCAAGCCATTCCAGTTATTCTCTCTGGCCGTCATGT ACTTGTGAATGCTGCTACTGGTACTGGAAAAACTATTGCGTACTTGGCTCCAATCATTCATCACTTGCAGGGAAAACAACCTCGTATTCAGCGTTCTGATGGAACTTTCG CGTTGGTCCTTGTACCAACGCGGGAGCTATGCATGCAGGTTTATGAAATCTTACAGAAGTTATTGCACCGTTTTCATTGGATTGTCCCGGGTTATATAATGGGTGGTGAAAACAGGTCAAAGGAGAAAGCCAGGCTTCGCAAAG GCATATCTATTCTTGTTGCTACACCTGGGCGCCTCTTGGATCACTTAAAGAATACATCATCATTTTTGCACACTAATATGCGATGGATAATCTTTGACGAAGCTGATAT GATTTTGGAATTAGGATTTGGGAAAGAAATAGAGGAAATACTAGATCAATTGGGTTCAAGGCCAAATCAGTTTGCTGGCAAAGAGAGTGCTGTTTCATGTAATTCTGAGCCTCAGAGACAGAATTTGCTATTATCGGCTActttaaatgaaaaagtaaatcATCTTGCCAAACTTAGTTTAGAGAATCCTGTTATGATTGGCCTTGATGACAAGAAGATACAGCCTGCATTATCATCTGAAGATTTTGAATCTTTGGGATTTGATGTGAATGATGAATTAGAACAGCCTGATAAATTGATTAGCTCTTCAATTGCAGATTTTAGAGTTCCATCTCAATTAGTTCAGAGATATGTGAAAG TACCCTGTGGCTCACGGCTAGTTGTACTTCTTTCCATTCTAAAGCATCTTTTTGAGAGCGGACCTTCCCAAAAG ATTGTGGTATTCTTTTCAACATGTGATGCAGTGGATTTTCACTACTCTCTGCTAAGTGAATTCAAACTCTCCCCTAATACACAACCAGAGGAAGAACTAAGACCATTGTTCATTAGAAGTAAAACTTTTCGATTACATGGGAATATGAAGCAGGAGGATAGAAGAACCACATTTCAGGCTTTTAAAACAGAAAAATTAGCTCTTCTCTTATGCACAGATGTTATTGCTAGAGGCGTGGATATTCCAAAAGTTAGATTTATTATACAATATGATTCTCCAGGGGAGGCTACGGAATATGTGCATAG GGTTGGCAGAACTGCTCGGTTGGGTGAACGAGGAGAGGCATTGTTATTTCTGCAACCAGTTGAAATGGACTATTTAAAAGACTTGGAGAAACATGGCGAGTCTTTAACTGAGTATCCCCTCCTTAAAGTCTTGGATAGTTTCCCATTGTATGATCAGAAGCGCCATGTCAAGAAGTTTCTCACCTTAGACTTACATCCCTGGGTTCTAGCTCTGCAGAAGGCACTTGAATCATTTGTTGTGGCCCAG CCAAGCATGAAGAAACTGGCCAAGGACGCTTTTTGCTCCTGGGTCCGTGCATACACTGCCCATCGTGGGGAGCTGAAAAGAATATTTATGGTGAAGAAACTTCATTTAGGGCATGTCGCAAAGAGCTTTGCATTGAAGGAACAACCTTCCTTGGTTGGTAAGTCATTTCAAAACCAacaaaggaagaggaagagagaagaaaagcaGAAGGGACTGTCGAGATCGAAAAAGAGGAAATTTGTTGGTAAGAACATGAACAAATAA
- the LOC126705930 gene encoding DEAD-box ATP-dependent RNA helicase 17 isoform X2, translating to MLLLVLEKLLRTWLQSFITCRENNLVFSVLMELSVYEILQKLLHRFHWIVPGYIMGGENRSKEKARLRKGISILVATPGRLLDHLKNTSSFLHTNMRWIIFDEADMILELGFGKEIEEILDQLGSRPNQFAGKESAVSCNSEPQRQNLLLSATLNEKVNHLAKLSLENPVMIGLDDKKIQPALSSEDFESLGFDVNDELEQPDKLISSSIADFRVPSQLVQRYVKVPCGSRLVVLLSILKHLFESGPSQKIVVFFSTCDAVDFHYSLLSEFKLSPNTQPEEELRPLFIRSKTFRLHGNMKQEDRRTTFQAFKTEKLALLLCTDVIARGVDIPKVRFIIQYDSPGEATEYVHRVGRTARLGERGEALLFLQPVEMDYLKDLEKHGESLTEYPLLKVLDSFPLYDQKRHVKKFLTLDLHPWVLALQKALESFVVAQPSMKKLAKDAFCSWVRAYTAHRGELKRIFMVKKLHLGHVAKSFALKEQPSLVGKSFQNQQRKRKREEKQKGLSRSKKRKFVGKNMNK from the exons ATGCTGCTACTGGTACTGGAAAAACTATTGCGTACTTGGCTCCAATCATTCATCACTTGCAGGGAAAACAACCTCGTATTCAGCGTTCTGATGGAACTTTCG GTTTATGAAATCTTACAGAAGTTATTGCACCGTTTTCATTGGATTGTCCCGGGTTATATAATGGGTGGTGAAAACAGGTCAAAGGAGAAAGCCAGGCTTCGCAAAG GCATATCTATTCTTGTTGCTACACCTGGGCGCCTCTTGGATCACTTAAAGAATACATCATCATTTTTGCACACTAATATGCGATGGATAATCTTTGACGAAGCTGATAT GATTTTGGAATTAGGATTTGGGAAAGAAATAGAGGAAATACTAGATCAATTGGGTTCAAGGCCAAATCAGTTTGCTGGCAAAGAGAGTGCTGTTTCATGTAATTCTGAGCCTCAGAGACAGAATTTGCTATTATCGGCTActttaaatgaaaaagtaaatcATCTTGCCAAACTTAGTTTAGAGAATCCTGTTATGATTGGCCTTGATGACAAGAAGATACAGCCTGCATTATCATCTGAAGATTTTGAATCTTTGGGATTTGATGTGAATGATGAATTAGAACAGCCTGATAAATTGATTAGCTCTTCAATTGCAGATTTTAGAGTTCCATCTCAATTAGTTCAGAGATATGTGAAAG TACCCTGTGGCTCACGGCTAGTTGTACTTCTTTCCATTCTAAAGCATCTTTTTGAGAGCGGACCTTCCCAAAAG ATTGTGGTATTCTTTTCAACATGTGATGCAGTGGATTTTCACTACTCTCTGCTAAGTGAATTCAAACTCTCCCCTAATACACAACCAGAGGAAGAACTAAGACCATTGTTCATTAGAAGTAAAACTTTTCGATTACATGGGAATATGAAGCAGGAGGATAGAAGAACCACATTTCAGGCTTTTAAAACAGAAAAATTAGCTCTTCTCTTATGCACAGATGTTATTGCTAGAGGCGTGGATATTCCAAAAGTTAGATTTATTATACAATATGATTCTCCAGGGGAGGCTACGGAATATGTGCATAG GGTTGGCAGAACTGCTCGGTTGGGTGAACGAGGAGAGGCATTGTTATTTCTGCAACCAGTTGAAATGGACTATTTAAAAGACTTGGAGAAACATGGCGAGTCTTTAACTGAGTATCCCCTCCTTAAAGTCTTGGATAGTTTCCCATTGTATGATCAGAAGCGCCATGTCAAGAAGTTTCTCACCTTAGACTTACATCCCTGGGTTCTAGCTCTGCAGAAGGCACTTGAATCATTTGTTGTGGCCCAG CCAAGCATGAAGAAACTGGCCAAGGACGCTTTTTGCTCCTGGGTCCGTGCATACACTGCCCATCGTGGGGAGCTGAAAAGAATATTTATGGTGAAGAAACTTCATTTAGGGCATGTCGCAAAGAGCTTTGCATTGAAGGAACAACCTTCCTTGGTTGGTAAGTCATTTCAAAACCAacaaaggaagaggaagagagaagaaaagcaGAAGGGACTGTCGAGATCGAAAAAGAGGAAATTTGTTGGTAAGAACATGAACAAATAA